A part of Sulfurifustis variabilis genomic DNA contains:
- a CDS encoding NfeD family protein, translated as MTEFLVVLVVILVAGATLYSFLEDILLFFELRNGPKEIKHHSGTEALVGQRCQVTESGGGTSLRVLLNGENWQASLSKSVSGVPAVGSLLRVVGVSGLILHVEPLSESNSLDPPPLKATSERSR; from the coding sequence ATGACGGAGTTTCTGGTAGTTCTGGTTGTTATTCTCGTCGCCGGCGCGACGCTTTACTCGTTTTTAGAGGACATCCTGCTTTTCTTCGAATTACGAAACGGGCCGAAAGAAATCAAGCATCATTCAGGAACGGAAGCGCTGGTGGGGCAGAGATGCCAAGTTACCGAAAGCGGCGGCGGGACGTCTTTGCGCGTCTTACTGAATGGCGAGAACTGGCAAGCTTCGCTCTCGAAGTCCGTTAGTGGCGTTCCTGCGGTTGGCTCTTTACTCAGGGTCGTTGGCGTATCGGGACTAATTCTGCATGTCGAACCATTGAGCGAATCGAATTCGCTCGACCCGCCGCCCCTTAAGGCAACGTCAGAGCGCTCGAGATGA
- the coxB gene encoding cytochrome c oxidase subunit II, whose protein sequence is MPHGANDQVTLLPRRGAPAPGPLALATALLAGCGGAQSALNPQGPVAASLAQTWWILFAGSAVILSLVVALALYAVFRAPDRRGHVRPGTLIVGGGVVFPVVVLSALLLYGFHVSGTTRPPGAEAALRVEVVGHQWWWEIRYEGEGAVTANEIHIPVGRTVEMRVTSADVIHSFWVPSLAGKIDMMPGSTNVQWLRADRPGVFRGQCAEFCGAQHARMALLVIAEPEADFERWRAHQRRDAVAPATAERTQGFAAFAKLGCPECHTVRGLAPGGRVGPDLTHVARRYTLAGATLGNNRPTLAAWVADAPAFKPGTRMPSFRHVDAKTRASLVAFLEGLE, encoded by the coding sequence GTGCCGCACGGCGCCAACGACCAAGTCACTCTCCTGCCGCGGCGCGGCGCGCCGGCGCCGGGCCCGCTCGCGCTCGCCACGGCGCTGCTCGCCGGCTGCGGCGGGGCGCAGTCCGCGCTGAATCCGCAGGGGCCGGTGGCGGCGAGCCTCGCGCAGACATGGTGGATCCTCTTCGCCGGGAGCGCGGTCATCCTGTCACTCGTCGTGGCGCTCGCGCTTTATGCCGTCTTCCGCGCGCCCGATCGACGCGGGCACGTCCGGCCGGGGACGTTGATCGTCGGCGGGGGCGTCGTCTTCCCGGTGGTGGTGCTCTCGGCGCTCCTGCTCTACGGCTTTCACGTGAGCGGCACGACGCGGCCGCCGGGCGCGGAGGCCGCGCTCCGCGTCGAGGTCGTCGGGCACCAGTGGTGGTGGGAGATCCGCTACGAGGGGGAGGGCGCGGTGACGGCCAACGAGATCCACATCCCGGTCGGACGCACCGTCGAAATGCGGGTCACGAGCGCGGACGTGATTCACAGCTTCTGGGTGCCGAGCCTGGCCGGCAAGATCGACATGATGCCGGGCAGCACGAACGTCCAATGGCTGCGGGCCGACCGCCCCGGCGTGTTCCGCGGTCAATGCGCGGAATTCTGCGGTGCGCAGCACGCCCGCATGGCCTTGCTCGTGATTGCGGAGCCCGAAGCCGATTTCGAGCGCTGGCGCGCGCATCAGCGCCGCGACGCGGTCGCTCCGGCCACCGCCGAGCGAACGCAGGGCTTCGCCGCCTTCGCCAAGCTCGGCTGCCCCGAATGCCACACGGTCCGCGGTCTCGCGCCGGGCGGGCGTGTCGGGCCGGATCTCACCCACGTCGCTCGGCGCTATACCCTCGCGGGCGCGACGCTCGGGAACAACCGACCGACCCTGGCCGCCTGGGTCGCGGATGCCCCGGCATTCAAGCCCGGCACGCGGATGCCTTCGTTCAGGCACGTCGATGCCAAGACGCGCGCGAGCCTCGTCGCCTTCCTCGAGGGCCTCGAATGA
- a CDS encoding DUF2231 domain-containing protein, which translates to MAEKVSQRRVEKAIEQKRVPSTAAIANHPIHPIFVNFPIGLLYGALGADLAFWWTGDPFWARGAFWLIAGGLAGGLLAALSGFTDFLTIRYARQQVGAWSHFLAAIAVISLATANLLWRWEDTAAPVLPWGLVLSFDTAALLAFTGWLGGKLTFRHLIGSYIEEEEKQRLAEEAVKSASPPPETR; encoded by the coding sequence ATGGCGGAGAAAGTCAGCCAACGGCGGGTGGAAAAGGCGATCGAGCAGAAACGCGTGCCGAGCACGGCCGCAATCGCCAACCACCCGATCCACCCGATCTTCGTGAATTTTCCGATAGGGCTGCTCTACGGCGCGCTCGGTGCCGACCTCGCCTTCTGGTGGACCGGCGATCCGTTCTGGGCGCGCGGCGCCTTCTGGCTGATCGCCGGAGGGCTCGCGGGCGGGCTGCTCGCCGCGCTCTCGGGGTTCACGGATTTTCTGACCATCCGCTACGCGCGCCAGCAGGTCGGTGCCTGGAGCCATTTTCTCGCCGCGATCGCCGTGATCTCGCTCGCCACCGCCAACCTCCTCTGGCGCTGGGAGGACACGGCGGCACCCGTGCTGCCGTGGGGACTCGTCCTCTCGTTCGACACCGCGGCGCTGCTCGCCTTCACCGGCTGGCTCGGCGGCAAGCTCACGTTCCGTCACCTTATCGGGAGCTACATCGAGGAAGAGGAGAAGCAGCGCCTCGCCGAGGAGGCCGTCAAATCGGCTTCGCCGCCGCCAGAAACACGATGA
- the ctaD gene encoding cytochrome c oxidase subunit I — MSATAADQLHDRLHDIWRAPPGFGQLSAVNHTAVGTRYIATGFVFFAVGGLLAMVMRAQLAWAERASVDYATYNELFTMHGTTMMFLFAVPMVEGLAVYLLPKMIGARDLPFPRLGAFTYWCYAFGGLLLYSSFVFDAVPDGGWFMYVPLNSKPYSAGINADFWLLGITFVEVSAVLAAIELIVAILKTRAPGMSIDRMPIFAWVMLVTAFMIVFGFPPLILGGLLLEIERAFGIPFYDTARGGDPLLWQHFFWIFGHPEVYIIFLPATGIVSMVLPTFARTPIAGYTWIVLAVIGTGFISFGLWVHHMFATGIPLLALSFFSAASMAVAIPSGIQVFAWIATLWRGRPVLSVPLLYILGFLFIFVLGGLTGVMVALVPFDWQVHDTHFVVAHFHYVLIGGMVFPLLAGIYYWLPLHSGRKMLPVLGRWAFWLLFIGFNVTFLPMHLTGLIGMPRRVYTYPEGLGWEYLNALSTVGGFILTAGFAVFLIDVILHLRHGERTGTNPWNAGSLEWSLRTPAPTYTFASLPRIEGRDPLWEQLDLPGQLERGEGLLAETSAGDRHTLATGVLNAEPERVLHLPSSSWVPLYAALALAVFFIGALAKLYGLALVGAAMTVGVFVYWLWDTDRTPIGTMDVGHNLRVPTHGPTRKSPGWWALTIGLLADATLLVSLVFAYLFLWTVSPEWPPRNYPPLPLALPALAVVLLLASSGVIAWSGHDPRPARLAIGLPAAMLLALGFAVLEFAALRAWPAAVTEHVYPALVHAHAVFVGLHVAAAVLMAGFVWLRARRGLASAERPLGAHLLALYWHYTVAVGAVGVAVIHLGPRLL, encoded by the coding sequence ATGAGCGCCACGGCGGCCGACCAGCTGCACGATCGCCTGCACGACATCTGGCGGGCGCCGCCCGGGTTCGGCCAGCTCAGCGCCGTGAACCACACGGCGGTGGGCACGCGCTACATCGCCACGGGCTTCGTGTTCTTCGCCGTCGGCGGGCTGCTCGCGATGGTGATGCGCGCGCAGCTCGCCTGGGCCGAGCGCGCGTCGGTCGACTACGCGACCTACAACGAGCTCTTCACCATGCACGGCACGACGATGATGTTCCTGTTCGCCGTGCCGATGGTCGAAGGCCTCGCGGTGTATCTCCTTCCGAAGATGATCGGCGCGCGCGACCTGCCGTTCCCGCGGCTCGGCGCCTTCACCTACTGGTGCTACGCCTTCGGCGGACTGCTGCTCTACTCGAGCTTCGTGTTCGACGCGGTACCGGACGGCGGCTGGTTCATGTACGTCCCGCTCAACAGCAAGCCGTACTCGGCGGGCATCAACGCCGACTTCTGGCTGCTCGGCATCACCTTCGTCGAGGTCTCCGCCGTGCTCGCGGCGATCGAGCTGATCGTCGCCATCCTCAAGACGCGCGCACCGGGGATGTCGATCGACCGCATGCCGATCTTCGCCTGGGTCATGCTCGTCACCGCGTTCATGATCGTGTTCGGCTTCCCGCCGTTGATCCTCGGCGGGCTTCTGCTCGAGATCGAGCGCGCGTTCGGCATCCCGTTCTACGACACGGCCCGCGGCGGCGATCCGCTTCTGTGGCAGCACTTCTTCTGGATCTTCGGCCACCCCGAGGTCTACATCATCTTCCTGCCGGCGACCGGCATCGTGAGCATGGTCCTGCCGACCTTCGCGCGCACGCCGATCGCGGGTTACACCTGGATCGTGCTCGCCGTCATCGGCACCGGCTTCATCAGCTTCGGGCTCTGGGTGCACCACATGTTCGCGACCGGCATCCCGCTGCTCGCGCTCAGCTTCTTCTCCGCCGCGAGCATGGCGGTCGCGATCCCGAGCGGGATCCAGGTGTTCGCGTGGATCGCGACCTTGTGGCGCGGCCGGCCGGTGCTCTCGGTGCCGCTGCTCTACATCCTCGGCTTCCTCTTCATCTTCGTGCTCGGCGGGCTCACGGGCGTGATGGTCGCGCTCGTGCCGTTCGACTGGCAGGTGCACGACACGCACTTCGTGGTCGCGCACTTCCACTACGTGCTCATCGGCGGCATGGTGTTCCCGCTGCTTGCGGGGATCTATTACTGGCTGCCGCTCCATTCCGGGAGGAAGATGCTCCCGGTGCTCGGGCGCTGGGCGTTCTGGCTGCTCTTCATCGGCTTCAACGTCACGTTCCTGCCGATGCACCTCACGGGCCTGATCGGCATGCCGCGCCGGGTCTACACGTATCCCGAAGGTCTCGGGTGGGAGTACCTCAATGCGCTTTCGACGGTGGGCGGCTTCATTCTGACCGCAGGTTTCGCCGTGTTTCTCATCGACGTGATCCTGCACCTGCGCCACGGCGAGCGCACGGGCACGAACCCCTGGAACGCCGGCTCGCTCGAATGGAGCCTGCGCACGCCCGCCCCGACGTACACCTTCGCGAGCCTCCCCCGCATCGAGGGCCGCGACCCGCTCTGGGAGCAGCTCGACCTTCCCGGGCAGCTCGAGCGCGGCGAAGGTCTGCTCGCGGAGACGAGCGCCGGCGACCGCCATACGCTCGCGACCGGCGTGCTGAACGCCGAGCCGGAGCGCGTCCTGCATCTGCCGAGCTCGAGCTGGGTCCCGCTTTACGCCGCGCTCGCGCTCGCCGTCTTCTTCATCGGTGCGCTGGCGAAGCTGTACGGACTCGCGCTCGTCGGCGCCGCCATGACCGTCGGGGTGTTCGTGTACTGGCTCTGGGATACCGACCGGACGCCGATCGGCACGATGGACGTGGGCCACAACCTGCGTGTGCCGACGCACGGCCCGACGCGCAAGTCGCCGGGATGGTGGGCCCTCACCATCGGGCTACTCGCCGACGCGACGCTCCTGGTCTCGCTCGTCTTTGCGTACCTCTTCCTCTGGACGGTTTCGCCCGAGTGGCCTCCCCGGAACTACCCGCCGCTCCCGCTGGCGCTGCCCGCGCTCGCCGTCGTCCTGCTCCTTGCGAGCAGCGGCGTCATCGCCTGGAGCGGGCACGACCCGCGGCCGGCGCGCCTCGCCATCGGGCTGCCTGCGGCGATGCTGCTCGCGCTCGGCTTCGCCGTCCTCGAGTTCGCCGCGCTGCGCGCCTGGCCGGCGGCCGTGACCGAGCACGTGTATCCCGCGCTGGTCCATGCGCACGCCGTATTCGTCGGGCTGCACGTCGCCGCCGCCGTGCTGATGGCCGGTTTCGTCTGGCTGCGGGCGCGCCGCGGCCTCGCGTCGGCCGAGCGGCCACTCGGCGCGCACCTCCTCGCCCTCTACTGGCATTACACGGTGGCGGTGGGCGCCGTCGGCGTCGCGGTGATCCACCTCGGGCCGCGCCTGCTCTGA
- the recC gene encoding exodeoxyribonuclease V subunit gamma — translation MLHVFHSNRLEELAEELAATLARPVAGPLAPEIVVVQNQAMGRWVALTLACRFGVCANLKTPFPAAFVWDAMRDVLGDLPTTSPFAPDVLTWRVMQWLGEHRHDDAFRELAHYLADGDDEKRYQLAERIAATFDQYLVYRPDWIRAWEGGEGTHWQARLWRDLTRVSRAHWVRLLDRQRAALEGGDAARALPPRVSLFALPSLSPGYLDVIRGLAGVIEVHLFLLNPCREHWGEIVSEREAGRRAGGRKPETLYLESGNPLLASLGSHARDFMDMVQELNGTQRERFVDPGEDTLLHCLQHDVLTLADRGAAPTPLAPDDGSLQVHVCHSAMREIEVLHDRLLGLFADRPALRPSDVVVMTPDIDAYAPYIEAVFATGPAERRIPFAIAERSPLAESLLVETFFALLELPDTRFDANRVLALLEAPAVQRRFGLTEDDLELIEEWVRATGIRWGIDGAARARLGLPATDGHTWRAGLARLLLGYALPTGERALFEGVLPYDDIEGSQAQALGKLHAFLDALFALDALRDARRDVARWGEVLGDLLTRFFEPQDADEEAMRVLREAIGGFVGTAAHAQYREDVPLDLVRAGLRRALSAEAVRLRGLAGGVTFCGMAPFRTVPFEVVCLVGMNDGSFPRPHRPLGFDLMAKDRRRGDRSRRDEDRYLFLEALLSARHCLYVSYTGRSIRDNSLIPPSVLVSELLDYLRQGFGSDTRERVVTEHPLQAFSQRYFRAGGALYSYSAELAEASRLCLRERAPPPPFAGQALAETEPAPPRVELEELVRFLRNPARYLLRRRLGLQLDEGDAPLETREPFALERPWELRERLLAMTLEGRSGEAPALLAARGDLPHGNPGRALLDQEQERIAGLARRIEALHPAGREDVWVDLALGERQLSGWLRGVTGAGLYAYRPVEEAGAHDRLTLWVHHLALDAVRPGSESLFVARNEVLRLRPVAEPRAVLAALLDLFHTGQRRPLPFFPRTSLAFVDPGGRDPRAAARAQWEGERYGNGNGYAGEGRQPYYALAFRGIEPLDDEFERVARAVYGPMREHEVRG, via the coding sequence ATGCTCCACGTCTTCCACAGCAACCGACTCGAGGAGCTCGCCGAGGAGCTCGCGGCCACGCTCGCGCGCCCGGTGGCCGGCCCGCTCGCGCCCGAGATCGTCGTCGTGCAGAACCAGGCGATGGGCCGCTGGGTGGCGCTCACCCTCGCGTGCCGCTTCGGGGTGTGCGCGAACCTGAAGACGCCGTTTCCGGCGGCCTTCGTCTGGGACGCCATGCGCGACGTGCTCGGGGATCTGCCGACGACGTCGCCGTTCGCCCCCGATGTCCTGACCTGGCGCGTCATGCAGTGGCTCGGCGAGCACCGGCACGACGACGCCTTCCGCGAGCTCGCGCACTATCTCGCGGACGGCGACGACGAAAAGCGCTACCAGCTCGCCGAACGCATCGCCGCGACCTTCGATCAGTACCTCGTCTACCGGCCGGACTGGATCCGCGCGTGGGAGGGCGGCGAAGGGACGCATTGGCAGGCGCGCCTGTGGCGCGACCTGACGCGCGTCTCGCGCGCCCACTGGGTGCGTCTGCTCGACCGCCAGCGCGCGGCGCTCGAAGGCGGCGACGCCGCACGCGCGCTGCCGCCGCGGGTCTCGCTCTTCGCGCTGCCTTCGCTCTCGCCGGGCTACCTCGACGTGATCCGCGGCCTGGCCGGCGTGATCGAGGTCCACCTGTTCCTCCTCAATCCCTGCCGGGAGCACTGGGGCGAGATCGTCTCGGAGCGCGAGGCGGGGCGGCGGGCCGGCGGACGCAAGCCCGAGACGCTGTACCTCGAATCCGGCAACCCGCTGCTCGCCTCGCTCGGCAGCCACGCGCGCGACTTCATGGACATGGTGCAGGAGCTCAACGGGACGCAGCGCGAGCGCTTCGTCGATCCGGGCGAGGACACCCTGCTGCACTGCCTGCAGCACGATGTGCTGACGCTCGCGGACCGCGGGGCCGCGCCGACCCCGCTCGCGCCGGACGACGGGTCGCTCCAGGTGCACGTCTGCCACTCGGCGATGCGCGAAATCGAGGTGCTGCACGACCGGCTGCTCGGGCTCTTCGCCGATCGGCCCGCGCTCCGCCCCTCGGACGTGGTCGTGATGACGCCCGACATCGACGCCTACGCTCCTTATATAGAGGCGGTGTTCGCGACCGGACCGGCCGAGCGGCGCATCCCGTTCGCCATCGCCGAGCGCAGCCCGCTCGCCGAGAGCCTGCTGGTCGAGACCTTCTTCGCGCTGCTCGAGCTTCCCGACACCCGTTTCGACGCGAACCGCGTGCTCGCGCTGCTCGAGGCGCCGGCGGTGCAGCGGCGGTTCGGCCTGACGGAGGACGATCTCGAGCTCATCGAGGAATGGGTCCGCGCGACGGGCATCCGCTGGGGGATCGACGGCGCGGCGCGCGCCCGCCTGGGGCTGCCCGCCACCGACGGCCATACGTGGCGCGCGGGCCTCGCGCGCCTGCTGCTGGGCTACGCGCTGCCCACCGGGGAGCGCGCGCTCTTCGAAGGCGTGCTGCCCTACGACGACATCGAAGGGAGCCAGGCACAGGCGCTCGGGAAACTCCACGCCTTTCTCGACGCGCTCTTCGCGCTCGACGCGCTTCGCGACGCGCGTCGGGACGTCGCCCGATGGGGCGAGGTCCTGGGCGACCTCCTCACGCGTTTCTTCGAGCCGCAGGACGCGGACGAGGAGGCGATGCGGGTCCTGCGCGAGGCGATCGGGGGCTTCGTCGGCACCGCCGCCCACGCGCAGTACCGGGAGGACGTACCGCTCGATCTCGTGCGCGCCGGTCTGCGGCGCGCGCTGTCGGCCGAGGCGGTGCGCCTGCGCGGGCTGGCCGGCGGCGTCACCTTCTGCGGCATGGCGCCGTTTCGCACCGTCCCGTTCGAGGTCGTGTGTCTCGTCGGCATGAACGACGGCAGCTTTCCGCGCCCGCACCGCCCGCTCGGCTTCGATCTCATGGCCAAGGACCGCCGCCGCGGCGACCGCTCCCGGCGCGACGAGGACCGTTATCTCTTTCTCGAAGCGCTGCTCTCCGCGCGCCACTGTCTCTACGTGAGCTATACGGGCCGCAGCATTCGCGACAACAGTCTGATCCCGCCGTCGGTGCTCGTGAGCGAGCTGCTCGATTACCTCCGCCAGGGTTTCGGCTCGGACACGCGCGAGCGGGTGGTCACCGAGCACCCGCTGCAGGCCTTCAGCCAACGCTACTTCCGGGCGGGCGGCGCGCTCTACAGCTACTCCGCGGAGCTCGCCGAGGCGAGCCGTTTGTGCCTGCGCGAGCGCGCGCCGCCGCCGCCGTTCGCGGGCCAGGCGCTGGCGGAGACGGAGCCGGCGCCTCCCCGCGTCGAGCTCGAGGAGCTCGTGCGCTTCTTGCGCAATCCGGCGCGCTACCTGCTGCGCCGGCGCCTCGGGCTCCAGCTCGACGAAGGCGACGCGCCGCTCGAGACGCGCGAGCCGTTCGCGCTGGAACGCCCCTGGGAACTGCGCGAGCGCCTGCTCGCCATGACGCTCGAGGGCCGGTCCGGCGAAGCGCCCGCGCTGCTCGCGGCGCGCGGCGACCTGCCGCACGGCAACCCCGGCCGCGCGCTGCTCGATCAGGAGCAGGAGCGCATCGCGGGTCTCGCGCGCCGGATCGAGGCGCTGCATCCCGCCGGTCGTGAGGACGTCTGGGTCGATCTCGCGCTCGGCGAGCGGCAGCTGAGCGGCTGGCTCCGCGGCGTAACGGGCGCCGGGCTGTACGCGTACCGGCCGGTCGAGGAGGCGGGGGCGCACGATCGCCTCACGCTCTGGGTCCATCACCTCGCGCTCGACGCCGTGCGCCCGGGAAGCGAGAGCCTGTTCGTCGCGCGCAACGAGGTGCTGCGGCTGCGCCCGGTGGCGGAGCCGCGCGCCGTTCTCGCCGCGCTCCTCGATCTCTTCCATACCGGCCAGCGCCGGCCGCTGCCGTTCTTTCCGAGGACGAGCCTCGCCTTCGTCGACCCGGGCGGTCGCGATCCGCGCGCGGCGGCGCGGGCGCAATGGGAAGGCGAGCGCTACGGCAATGGAAACGGCTACGCGGGGGAGGGGAGGCAGCCGTATTATGCGCTCGCCTTCCGCGGCATCGAGCCGCTCGACGACGAGTTCGAGCGCGTGGCCCGGGCGGTGTACGGGCCGATGCGCGAGCACGAGGTGCGCGGGTGA
- a CDS encoding cytochrome c oxidase assembly protein: MLLVPMVARAHGDSPDAAVWGSAALILGLAAAYALGVIRLWRSGRGRGVRAWQIVCFGLGIAALAVAVFGPIESLAERSFAAHMGQHMLLIAAAAPLLVVGAPIAVFGALLSSTSRKAIARGSAPAFVGRPLLAFALHAAFVWAWHAPVLFEAALRSEALHFLEHVTLLGSALYFWWSLLHAGRARAGGYGTSALLALATMMHTGLLGALITMARRPLYAVYVQPGIDALADQQLAGLLMWIPGALVYLVAGLVLIGTWLGRARRSTRAAPMSVAR; encoded by the coding sequence ATGCTTCTGGTCCCGATGGTCGCGCGGGCGCACGGCGACTCGCCCGATGCGGCCGTCTGGGGTTCGGCGGCATTGATTCTCGGTCTGGCGGCGGCTTACGCGCTCGGCGTCATCCGGCTATGGCGGTCGGGGCGCGGTCGCGGTGTGCGCGCTTGGCAGATCGTCTGCTTCGGGCTCGGCATCGCGGCGCTTGCCGTTGCCGTGTTTGGTCCGATCGAGAGCCTGGCCGAGCGGAGCTTCGCGGCCCACATGGGCCAGCACATGCTCCTTATCGCCGCAGCCGCGCCGCTCCTCGTCGTCGGAGCGCCGATCGCGGTGTTCGGCGCGTTGCTTTCGTCGACGTCGCGCAAGGCGATCGCCCGCGGTTCGGCGCCCGCGTTCGTCGGGCGGCCGCTCCTCGCCTTCGCGCTGCACGCGGCATTCGTCTGGGCATGGCACGCCCCGGTGCTCTTCGAGGCGGCGCTGCGCTCGGAAGCGCTGCATTTTCTCGAGCACGTTACGCTCCTCGGGAGCGCGCTCTACTTCTGGTGGTCGCTGCTCCACGCGGGGCGCGCCCGGGCCGGCGGGTACGGGACTAGCGCGCTTCTTGCGCTCGCGACGATGATGCACACGGGGCTGCTGGGCGCACTCATTACCATGGCGCGGCGCCCGCTGTACGCTGTTTACGTTCAGCCGGGTATCGATGCACTCGCCGATCAGCAGCTTGCGGGCCTCCTCATGTGGATCCCGGGCGCGCTCGTTTATCTCGTCGCGGGGCTGGTCTTGATCGGGACCTGGCTCGGCCGCGCGCGACGCTCCACCAGGGCCGCTCCGATGTCAGTCGCACGCTGA
- a CDS encoding phosphotransferase enzyme family protein has product MSPEAFASTAFAGGEAILGVDRHGHGLINDTYVVRLASGRRLLLQRINGRVFPHPEHIVANARTLSDHLAARRARTGSADRLRLPALVPAADGRDFVTDADGGFWRALEYLDRTRSYDTIENDSQAGQVGAALGLFHALLHDLPPERLHVTLPGFHDTPACLARFEQAAAGHPVDSAELRRGFAFVAERRELAGVLERARRAGLLAVRAVHGDPKLNNFLFDASGRRVVSLIDLDTVQPGLVHHDIGDCLRSCANPAGESPEALDAVRFDLDIARALLEGYLTEARGFLAREETALLYDAIRLLPFELGLRFLTDHLQGDVYFRTAWRGQNLHRALAQFRLLEDIERNGKPLRALVAGLARA; this is encoded by the coding sequence ATGTCGCCTGAGGCCTTCGCGTCGACCGCGTTCGCGGGCGGCGAGGCGATCCTCGGCGTCGACCGCCACGGGCACGGCCTGATCAACGACACCTACGTGGTGCGCCTGGCGAGCGGCCGGCGCCTGCTCCTGCAGCGCATCAACGGCCGGGTCTTCCCCCACCCGGAGCACATCGTCGCGAACGCGCGCACGCTTTCCGATCATCTCGCGGCCCGTCGCGCGCGGACGGGAAGCGCGGATCGCCTGCGCCTGCCGGCGCTCGTTCCCGCCGCCGACGGGCGCGACTTCGTCACCGACGCCGACGGCGGCTTCTGGCGCGCGCTCGAATATCTCGACCGGACACGCAGCTACGACACGATCGAAAACGACTCGCAGGCCGGGCAGGTCGGCGCCGCGCTCGGCCTCTTCCACGCGTTGCTGCACGATCTCCCGCCCGAGCGGCTGCACGTGACGCTGCCCGGCTTCCACGACACGCCCGCCTGCCTCGCCCGGTTCGAGCAGGCCGCGGCCGGCCACCCGGTCGACAGCGCGGAGCTGCGCCGCGGCTTCGCCTTCGTCGCGGAACGGCGCGAGCTGGCCGGCGTGCTCGAACGGGCGCGCCGCGCGGGGCTTCTCGCCGTGCGCGCCGTCCACGGCGACCCCAAGCTCAACAACTTTCTGTTCGACGCGAGCGGCCGCCGCGTCGTGAGCCTGATCGACCTCGACACCGTCCAGCCGGGGCTGGTGCACCACGACATCGGCGACTGCCTGCGCTCGTGCGCCAATCCCGCCGGCGAGTCGCCCGAGGCGCTCGACGCCGTGCGCTTCGATCTCGACATCGCGCGCGCGCTGCTCGAAGGCTACCTGACGGAGGCGCGCGGGTTTCTCGCGCGGGAGGAAACCGCCCTGCTCTACGACGCCATCCGCCTGCTCCCGTTCGAGCTCGGGCTGCGCTTCCTCACCGATCACCTCCAGGGCGACGTGTACTTCCGCACCGCCTGGCGCGGCCAGAACCTGCACCGCGCGCTCGCGCAGTTCCGCCTGCTCGAGGACATCGAGCGCAACGGGAAGCCGCTTCGCGCGCTCGTCGCCGGGCTCGCCAGGGCCTAG
- a CDS encoding YkgJ family cysteine cluster protein produces the protein MKCRPGCGACCIAPSISSPIPGMPHGKPAGVRCVQLTDDNRCRLYGRPERPRVCARFAPAIDSCGDSAAEALALLARWERATARRSGR, from the coding sequence ATGAAGTGTCGACCGGGATGCGGCGCCTGCTGCATCGCGCCCTCGATTTCCTCCCCGATACCGGGCATGCCGCACGGCAAGCCCGCCGGCGTGCGATGCGTGCAGCTCACGGACGACAACCGCTGCCGCCTCTACGGACGTCCCGAGCGCCCGCGCGTGTGCGCCCGGTTCGCGCCGGCCATCGATTCCTGCGGGGATTCGGCCGCCGAGGCGCTCGCCCTCCTCGCGCGGTGGGAGCGCGCGACCGCGCGCCGATCCGGCCGCTAG
- a CDS encoding CopD family protein, which translates to MYLTLKLLHLGFMAIWFAGLLGLPWVFGEHVRQQERAEQSRLRAIERTVYFGIMTPSAVLAVIFGSLLMLYGFEGAWLPAKLTLIVVAVAFHLYCGTVLITFMQRRNRRGRVYYRALSQVPLVLLAVIVFLAAAKPI; encoded by the coding sequence ATGTACCTGACGCTCAAGCTGCTGCACCTCGGGTTCATGGCGATCTGGTTCGCCGGGCTGCTGGGACTCCCGTGGGTCTTCGGGGAGCACGTGCGCCAGCAGGAGCGCGCCGAGCAGTCGCGCCTGCGCGCCATCGAGCGGACGGTCTACTTCGGGATCATGACGCCGAGCGCGGTGCTCGCCGTGATCTTCGGCTCGCTGCTCATGCTCTACGGCTTCGAGGGAGCGTGGCTGCCGGCGAAGCTGACGCTCATCGTCGTCGCAGTGGCGTTTCACCTCTATTGCGGCACGGTGCTCATCACCTTCATGCAGCGCCGCAACCGCCGCGGCCGCGTCTACTACCGCGCGCTGAGCCAGGTGCCGCTCGTGCTCCTCGCGGTCATCGTGTTTCTGGCGGCGGCGAAGCCGATTTGA